A genomic window from Mustela erminea isolate mMusErm1 chromosome 16, mMusErm1.Pri, whole genome shotgun sequence includes:
- the CTHRC1 gene encoding collagen triple helix repeat-containing protein 1: MQPAAASERGGARLWSRPSSAPPPAPAPAPRAPGPPRAMRPHGPAAASAQPFLGLLLLLLLQLRAPSSASELPKGKQKALLRQREVVDLYNGMCLQGPAGVPGRDGNPGANGIPGTPGIPGRDGFKGEKGECLRESFEESWTPNYKQCSWSSLNYGIDLGKIAECTFTKMRSNSALRVLFSGSLRLKCRSACCQRWYFTFNGAECSGPLPIEAIIYLDQGSPELNSTINIHRTSSVEGLCEGIGAGLVDVAIWVGTCSDYPKGDASTGWNSVSRIIIEELPK; the protein is encoded by the exons ATGCAGCCCGCGGCGGCCTCGGAGCGCGGCGGGGCCAGACTCTGGTCACGTCCGAGCTCCgcgcctcctcctgctcctgctcctgctccgcGCGCCCCGGGGCCACCGCGCGCCATGCGCCCCCAcggccccgccgccgcctccgcgcaGCCGTTCCTCGGGCTCCTGCTGCTTTTGCTGCTGCAGCTGCGGGCGCCGTCGAGCGCCTCCGAGCTCCCGAAAGGGAAGCAAAAGGCGCTGCTGCGGCAGAGGGAGGTGGTGGACCTG TATAATGGAATGTGCTTACAAGGaccagcaggggtgcctgggcgagATGGAAACCCTGGGGCCAATGGCATTCCTGGTACCCCTGGGATCCCAGGTCGGGATGgattcaaaggagaaaaaggcGAATGCTTGAGGGAAAGCTTTGAGGAGTCCTGGACACCGAACTACAAACAGTGTTCATGGAGTTCACTCAATTATGGCATAGATCTTGGGAAAATTGCG GAGTGTACATTTACAAAAATGCGCTCAAACAGCGCTCTAAGAGTTTTGTTCAGTGGCTCCCTTCGGTTAAAATGCAGAAGTGCGTGCTGTCAGCGTTGGTATTTCACGTTCAATGGAGCTGAATGTTCTGGACCTCTTCCCATCGAAGCCATCATTTATTTGGACCAAGGAAGCCCTGAACTCAATTCAACAATTAATATTCATCGTACTTCTTCTG TGGAAGGGCTCTGTGAAGGAATCGGAGCTGGACTAGTGGATGTTGCCATCTGGGTCGGGACCTGTTCAGATTACCCGAAAGGGGACGCCTCCACTGGATGGAATTCAGTATCTCGCATCATTATTGAAGAACTGCCCAAATAA